In the genome of Falsirhodobacter halotolerans, one region contains:
- a CDS encoding ABC transporter permease, which yields MTLKRFASLEFILGAGLVFVITAAVLLSGWLFPNVGAIDLMARLVPPFTRADHILGTDPLGRDVLARVVAGGWISLQVGFVSVAGSVILGVLVGLIAGYYRGFWDVLVMRFADVQLALPFILLAITFIAIIGGSLTNTILLLIVSQWVQYARLVRAQVLTLREREFILSARATGVKNRHIILRHILPNLLGPVIVLMTLNVANNILLESSLTFLGLGVDPTIPSWGGMLADGRTYLQTAWWVSVFPGLAILLTVLGLNLLGDWLRDTLDPTGRTNR from the coding sequence ATGACCCTGAAACGCTTCGCCTCGCTTGAATTCATCCTGGGTGCCGGACTGGTTTTCGTGATCACCGCCGCCGTGCTGCTGTCGGGCTGGCTGTTCCCCAATGTCGGGGCGATCGACCTGATGGCGCGGCTGGTGCCGCCCTTCACCCGCGCGGACCACATCCTTGGCACCGATCCCCTGGGCCGCGACGTGCTGGCCCGCGTGGTGGCGGGGGGCTGGATCTCGTTGCAGGTCGGGTTCGTCTCGGTTGCGGGGTCGGTCATCCTCGGTGTGCTGGTGGGGCTGATCGCGGGATATTACCGCGGGTTCTGGGACGTGCTGGTCATGCGCTTTGCCGATGTGCAACTGGCGCTGCCGTTCATCCTTCTGGCCATCACCTTCATCGCGATCATCGGCGGCAGCCTGACCAACACGATCCTGCTTCTGATCGTGTCGCAATGGGTGCAATACGCCCGCCTTGTCCGCGCGCAGGTCCTGACACTGCGGGAGAGGGAGTTCATCCTGTCCGCCCGCGCGACCGGCGTGAAGAACCGCCACATCATCCTGCGCCACATCCTGCCCAACCTGCTGGGGCCGGTGATCGTGCTGATGACGCTGAACGTTGCCAACAACATCCTGCTGGAAAGCAGCCTGACCTTCCTTGGCCTTGGCGTGGATCCGACGATCCCCAGCTGGGGCGGGATGCTGGCAGACGGGCGCACCTATCTTCAGACGGCATGGTGGGTCAGCGTCTTTCCGGGCCTTGCGATCCTGCTGACCGTTCTGGGCCTGAACCTGCTGGGCGACTGGCTGCGCGACACACTGGACCCGACGGGGCGGACGAACCGATGA
- a CDS encoding ABC transporter permease, with protein sequence MAGFLLKRLLQSVFVVMVVTLIVSVAVRMTGDPALMITSGATNVTEADLARIREGLGLNEPFLHQYMNTLAGLFTWDFGRSFVGGTQVSTLIAGALPATLALAFASLLVSIAISIPLGIRAAVNRGRASDQIIRILSLIGLSFPNFWLATMLVLLFSITLQWLPPSGMNGLASFVMPAVTMGVILTATNVRLVRTTMLEVLNSQYIMVARAKGLSERKVLYKHALRNCAIPLVTYLGLQFGGLLGGVVVVERVFNWPGMGSLAFDAVSARDYPVLQSVIMVLSLMIVSVNLLVDIAYGLIDPRIRTE encoded by the coding sequence ATGGCCGGTTTTCTTTTGAAGCGATTGCTGCAATCGGTGTTCGTGGTCATGGTCGTGACCCTGATCGTGTCGGTGGCCGTGCGGATGACGGGCGATCCGGCCCTGATGATCACCTCGGGCGCGACCAACGTGACCGAGGCGGACCTGGCCCGCATCCGCGAGGGGCTTGGCCTGAACGAGCCGTTTCTTCACCAATACATGAACACCCTTGCCGGCCTGTTCACCTGGGATTTCGGCCGCAGCTTCGTGGGCGGGACGCAGGTGTCCACCCTGATCGCGGGCGCGCTTCCCGCCACGCTGGCGCTGGCCTTCGCCTCGCTTCTGGTGTCCATCGCCATCTCGATCCCGCTGGGGATCCGGGCGGCGGTGAACCGGGGGCGCGCCAGCGACCAGATCATCCGCATCCTGTCGCTGATCGGCCTGTCCTTTCCGAACTTCTGGCTGGCGACGATGCTGGTTCTGCTGTTTTCCATCACCCTGCAATGGCTGCCCCCGTCGGGCATGAACGGGCTGGCCAGCTTCGTGATGCCCGCGGTGACGATGGGCGTGATCCTGACCGCCACCAATGTCCGTCTGGTGCGGACCACGATGCTGGAGGTGTTGAACAGCCAGTATATCATGGTCGCCCGCGCCAAGGGGTTGAGCGAGCGCAAGGTTCTCTACAAGCACGCGCTTCGGAACTGCGCCATTCCGCTTGTCACCTATCTGGGCCTGCAATTCGGCGGCCTTCTGGGCGGCGTCGTGGTGGTGGAGCGGGTGTTCAACTGGCCCGGCATGGGCTCGCTCGCCTTCGATGCGGTGTCGGCGCGCGATTATCCGGTGCTGCAATCGGTGATCATGGTGCTGTCGCTGATGATCGTGTCCGTCAACCTTCTGGTCGACATCGCCTATGGTCTGATCGACCCGCGCATCCGGACGGAGTGA
- a CDS encoding ABC transporter substrate-binding protein, whose product MKKNFAATALALLMLATPAFAEGKLTVSSPQDPGSWDPIDTFLVNWASVGTNIYDGLTWRGPDLELQPGLATAWEELDDGTRIRFTLREGVTFHNGEPFNAEAVKFTFDRLLGEEGGKGPQQSNYTAIESVEIIDDMTVDFHLKAPDPVLLTKLAGYGAMIVPPKYVEEVGEEAFNLNPVGTGAFKFVSYEPRIGIRLEANPDYWGGAPKISELEYRFITEPSTALAELQSGGVDLVIPPTIPIGMISTIENASNLELVTTPGPTVYSLRYNTRDGITADERVRRALTMAVDRDTIVNSILGGQASVISQLQGKQSFGYNPDLEPLPFDPATAMELLKEAGVPQGAQVQIDVRGNDATFNEVAQAVSAYLGMVGINATIQPHETNVLLNDIIPQGKTGAMFQQSWGGWTFDYDNTAYSMYHSGEKWNPYDSDPELDALLESQRPMTDRAEREKVLQEIAAYAYERDLEMPIYNLNAIYAINTRVKGFVPAPDSRMKLNDVTVD is encoded by the coding sequence ATGAAAAAGAACTTCGCCGCCACCGCGCTTGCGCTTCTCATGCTGGCCACGCCCGCCTTTGCGGAAGGCAAGCTGACCGTGTCCTCCCCCCAGGATCCGGGAAGCTGGGACCCGATCGACACGTTCCTTGTGAACTGGGCGTCGGTGGGCACGAACATCTATGACGGGCTGACGTGGCGCGGGCCGGATCTGGAACTGCAACCCGGCCTTGCCACCGCGTGGGAGGAACTGGACGACGGCACCCGCATCCGCTTCACCCTGCGCGAGGGCGTGACCTTCCACAACGGCGAACCCTTCAACGCCGAAGCGGTGAAGTTCACCTTCGACCGCCTGCTGGGCGAAGAAGGCGGCAAGGGCCCGCAGCAATCGAACTACACCGCGATCGAGAGCGTGGAGATCATCGACGACATGACCGTCGATTTCCATCTGAAGGCGCCCGATCCGGTCCTCCTGACCAAACTGGCCGGATATGGCGCGATGATCGTGCCCCCGAAATATGTCGAGGAGGTGGGCGAGGAAGCCTTCAACCTGAACCCCGTCGGCACGGGCGCGTTCAAGTTCGTTTCCTATGAACCCCGCATCGGCATCCGGCTGGAGGCGAACCCCGACTATTGGGGTGGCGCGCCGAAGATCTCGGAACTGGAATACCGGTTCATCACCGAACCGTCGACCGCCTTGGCCGAACTGCAATCGGGCGGCGTCGATCTGGTGATCCCGCCGACCATCCCGATCGGCATGATCTCCACCATCGAAAATGCCAGCAATCTGGAACTGGTCACCACGCCGGGCCCGACGGTCTATTCCCTGCGCTACAACACCCGCGACGGCATCACGGCGGATGAGCGTGTGCGCCGCGCCCTGACCATGGCGGTGGATCGCGACACCATCGTGAACTCCATCCTCGGGGGGCAGGCCAGCGTCATATCGCAGTTGCAGGGCAAACAGTCCTTCGGCTACAACCCGGATCTGGAACCCCTGCCCTTCGATCCCGCCACGGCGATGGAGTTGTTGAAGGAAGCGGGCGTGCCGCAGGGCGCGCAGGTGCAGATAGACGTGCGCGGCAACGACGCGACCTTCAACGAGGTGGCGCAGGCGGTGTCGGCCTATCTTGGGATGGTGGGCATCAACGCGACGATCCAGCCGCACGAGACGAACGTGCTTCTGAACGACATCATCCCGCAGGGCAAGACCGGCGCGATGTTCCAGCAAAGCTGGGGCGGATGGACCTTCGATTACGACAACACCGCGTATTCGATGTATCACTCGGGCGAAAAGTGGAACCCCTATGACAGCGATCCCGAACTGGACGCGCTTTTGGAATCCCAACGCCCCATGACCGACCGGGCCGAGCGGGAGAAGGTTCTGCAAGAGATCGCGGCCTATGCCTACGAACGTGATCTGGAAATGCCGATCTACAACCTGAACGCCATCTACGCGATCAACACCCGCGTGAAAGGGTTCGTTCCGGCCCCCGACAGCCGGATGAAACTGAACGACGTCACCGTCGACTAA